In Nymphaea colorata isolate Beijing-Zhang1983 chromosome 3, ASM883128v2, whole genome shotgun sequence, a genomic segment contains:
- the LOC116249615 gene encoding two-component response regulator ARR15-like isoform X1, translating to MPCLVIYNPSILFAPSPLVRFFGLLSLLRLHSRLPDGRAMAAEAPHVLAVDDSLVDRKVIERLLKISSCRVTTVDSGRRALQFLGLDGEQKPVGVDVSCLRGKVFFFFSICDDRRISSGEFFLLYVLRLLFLFPLFFFRKLQGLKVNLIITDYCMPGMNGFELLKKIKESSTFREIPVVIMSSENVVARIDRCLEEGAEEFIMKPVKLSDLKRLKGYIAKKQRREESGDIEGKQAQSRKRPLPLSSPSSPPPSSTTSPSTPPPPPVSSPSPSSTTSTSFQEHDATTPTSPSSSQPPNKMARLDPQSVNTLLA from the exons aTGCCTTGCCTTGTTATATACAACCCCTCCATCCTTTTCGCTCCTTCTCCTCTCGTCCGCTTTTTCggtcttctctctcttcttcggCTGCACAGTCGACTTCCCGACGGCCGAGCAATGGCCGCTGAAGCCCCGCACGTACTCGCCGTCGACGACAGCCTCGTCGATCGGAAGGTCATAGAACGCCTCCTCAAGATATCCTCATGCAGAG TGACCACGGTGGATAGCGGAAGGCGAGCTCTACAGTTCCTCGGCCTCGACGGCGAGCAGAAGCCCGTCGGAGTCGATGTGAGTTGCTTGCGCGgcaaagtctttttttttttctccatttgtGACGATCGACGGATTTCCTCCGGCgaatttttcttgctttatgtACTGCGGCTTCTCTTCTtatttcccttgttttttttccGGAAGCTTCAGGGTCTGAAGGTGAATTTGATAATCACCGACTACTGCATGCCCGGCATGAACGGTTTTGAGCTGCTTAAAAAGATCAAG GAGTCTTCGACGTTCAGGGAAATTCCGGTGGTGATCATGTCGTCGGAAAACGTCGTCGCTAGAATAGACCG GTGTTTGGAGGAAGGAGCCGAAGAGTTCATAATGAAGCCCGTCAAACTCTCGGATTTGAAGAGGCTAAAAGGTTACATAGCGAAGAAACAACGGCGGGAAGAAAGTGGGGATATTGAAGGTAAACAAGCTCAATCTCGCAAGAGGCCACTGCCATTATCATCTCCGTCGTCGCCACCACCATCGTCAACCACATCACCATCaacaccgccaccaccaccagtATCATCACCATCACCTTCATCGACGACATCGACATCATTCCAAGAGCATGATGCAACAACCCCAACATCGCCATCATCATCACAACCTCCGAACAAAATGGCCAGACTAGACCCACAGTCGGTTAACACTTTGTTGgcttaa
- the LOC116249615 gene encoding two-component response regulator ARR5-like isoform X2, whose protein sequence is MPCLVIYNPSILFAPSPLVRFFGLLSLLRLHSRLPDGRAMAAEAPHVLAVDDSLVDRKVIERLLKISSCRVTTVDSGRRALQFLGLDGEQKPVGVDLQGLKVNLIITDYCMPGMNGFELLKKIKESSTFREIPVVIMSSENVVARIDRCLEEGAEEFIMKPVKLSDLKRLKGYIAKKQRREESGDIEGKQAQSRKRPLPLSSPSSPPPSSTTSPSTPPPPPVSSPSPSSTTSTSFQEHDATTPTSPSSSQPPNKMARLDPQSVNTLLA, encoded by the exons aTGCCTTGCCTTGTTATATACAACCCCTCCATCCTTTTCGCTCCTTCTCCTCTCGTCCGCTTTTTCggtcttctctctcttcttcggCTGCACAGTCGACTTCCCGACGGCCGAGCAATGGCCGCTGAAGCCCCGCACGTACTCGCCGTCGACGACAGCCTCGTCGATCGGAAGGTCATAGAACGCCTCCTCAAGATATCCTCATGCAGAG TGACCACGGTGGATAGCGGAAGGCGAGCTCTACAGTTCCTCGGCCTCGACGGCGAGCAGAAGCCCGTCGGAGTCGAT CTTCAGGGTCTGAAGGTGAATTTGATAATCACCGACTACTGCATGCCCGGCATGAACGGTTTTGAGCTGCTTAAAAAGATCAAG GAGTCTTCGACGTTCAGGGAAATTCCGGTGGTGATCATGTCGTCGGAAAACGTCGTCGCTAGAATAGACCG GTGTTTGGAGGAAGGAGCCGAAGAGTTCATAATGAAGCCCGTCAAACTCTCGGATTTGAAGAGGCTAAAAGGTTACATAGCGAAGAAACAACGGCGGGAAGAAAGTGGGGATATTGAAGGTAAACAAGCTCAATCTCGCAAGAGGCCACTGCCATTATCATCTCCGTCGTCGCCACCACCATCGTCAACCACATCACCATCaacaccgccaccaccaccagtATCATCACCATCACCTTCATCGACGACATCGACATCATTCCAAGAGCATGATGCAACAACCCCAACATCGCCATCATCATCACAACCTCCGAACAAAATGGCCAGACTAGACCCACAGTCGGTTAACACTTTGTTGgcttaa
- the LOC116249615 gene encoding two-component response regulator ARR5-like isoform X3 yields MPCLVIYNPSILFAPSPLVRFFGLLSLLRLHSRLPDGRAMAAEAPHVLAVDDSLVDRKVIERLLKISSCRVTTVDSGRRALQFLGLDGEQKPVGVDGLKVNLIITDYCMPGMNGFELLKKIKESSTFREIPVVIMSSENVVARIDRCLEEGAEEFIMKPVKLSDLKRLKGYIAKKQRREESGDIEGKQAQSRKRPLPLSSPSSPPPSSTTSPSTPPPPPVSSPSPSSTTSTSFQEHDATTPTSPSSSQPPNKMARLDPQSVNTLLA; encoded by the exons aTGCCTTGCCTTGTTATATACAACCCCTCCATCCTTTTCGCTCCTTCTCCTCTCGTCCGCTTTTTCggtcttctctctcttcttcggCTGCACAGTCGACTTCCCGACGGCCGAGCAATGGCCGCTGAAGCCCCGCACGTACTCGCCGTCGACGACAGCCTCGTCGATCGGAAGGTCATAGAACGCCTCCTCAAGATATCCTCATGCAGAG TGACCACGGTGGATAGCGGAAGGCGAGCTCTACAGTTCCTCGGCCTCGACGGCGAGCAGAAGCCCGTCGGAGTCGAT GGTCTGAAGGTGAATTTGATAATCACCGACTACTGCATGCCCGGCATGAACGGTTTTGAGCTGCTTAAAAAGATCAAG GAGTCTTCGACGTTCAGGGAAATTCCGGTGGTGATCATGTCGTCGGAAAACGTCGTCGCTAGAATAGACCG GTGTTTGGAGGAAGGAGCCGAAGAGTTCATAATGAAGCCCGTCAAACTCTCGGATTTGAAGAGGCTAAAAGGTTACATAGCGAAGAAACAACGGCGGGAAGAAAGTGGGGATATTGAAGGTAAACAAGCTCAATCTCGCAAGAGGCCACTGCCATTATCATCTCCGTCGTCGCCACCACCATCGTCAACCACATCACCATCaacaccgccaccaccaccagtATCATCACCATCACCTTCATCGACGACATCGACATCATTCCAAGAGCATGATGCAACAACCCCAACATCGCCATCATCATCACAACCTCCGAACAAAATGGCCAGACTAGACCCACAGTCGGTTAACACTTTGTTGgcttaa
- the LOC116250635 gene encoding formin-like protein 8, with product MAALPFLFILFSFFSPSSSDSPRNIETFYPPIASPPVSPPSSSSPLPVPPSSSPPPARNDTGTIPPPSPAPTSYKRTIAVSVAATAAGTLLLSFLCFFFAQKHLDKRRMSRLKSIVVSGPPPFAGASRSSFKRVEGTLKGLIVDENGLDVLYWRKLDDQHTVKRERASQTVPLRSPGSVSSTSSAFRSQEIRDDEIREYETIPAPVAVTGSVPAFMTKTNSAPKSIREVNSVSRGRTDANQQPTSSSAPPTPAENHTPVPPLPLPPGKRGPSPPPPPPGAANQAPPQAPPPPTEKAPLPPPPGRAPSPPPPPPPPGKASPPPPPPPGKAPPPPPGKAPPPPPGKAPPPPPGKAPPPPPPGGAFKKPPASAKSKEGEASSSSALPESSSAAAPAKLKPLHWDKVPANADHSMVWDKIGGGSFRFDDDLMEALFGYVATNKRKGAAGEPTTPSKPDPQANQPPQQIFLLDPRKSQNVAIVLRSLGLPRQAIVDSLLLGKGLQPDTLEKLSKIAPTSEEQSEIVSHPADSASRLADAESFLYDLLTAVPTAFQRIDAMLFRSTYESEMLTLKQNLQTLESACKELRNRGLFFKLLEAVLKAGNRMNAGTARGNAQAFNLTSLRKLGDVKSTDGKTTLLYFVVQEVVRSEGKKCVLNRDRSFRRSDSTRRDKTMAGDDGKEERESEYLTLGLPVVGGLSVDFTNVKSAAGIEYEFVAGCCDRLSVQVEKIKQFVGSLSGADGGEFKEEMKGFVEGAEEELKVIKGEEKRVMEIVKRTTEYYHAGAAKDRPENLLQLFVVVKDFLNSVDQVCVEIARTLQKKRSGTASPSAAAGGRSPARFANLPAHFLSDTSRTSSESDEEF from the exons ATGGCGgcccttcccttcctcttcattctcttctccttcttctctccatcCTCTTCGGATTCCCCTCGTAACATAGAGACCTTCTATCCTCCCATAGCGTCGCCGCCGGTATCACCACCATCATCGTCCTCGCCGCTACCAGTACCGCCATCTTCGTCGCCACCACCGGCCCGAAACGATACGGGCACTATACCGCCTCCATCGCCAGCACCCACATCCTATAAACGAACCATCGCGGTGTCGGTGGCGGCCACAGCAGCCGGCACCCTCTTACTCTCCtttctttgcttcttcttcGCGCAGAAACACCTCGACAAGCGGCGGATGTCTCGGCTTAAGAGCATAGTCGTCTCCGGTCCCCCGCCCTTCGCCGGCGCGAGTCGGAGTTCGTTCAAGCGGGTTGAGGGGACGCTCAAAGGCCTGATCGTTGACGAGAACGGGCTTGATGTGCTCTATTGGAGGAAGCTCGACGACCAGCACACGGTGAAGAGGGAGAGGGCGTCGCAGACGGTGCCGCTGCGATCGCCGGGATCGGTGTCGTCCACTTCGTCCGCTTTTCGGTCGCAGGAAATTAGAGATGATGAGATCAGGGAGTATGAGACGATCCCCGCGCCGGTGGCAGTCACGGGCTCGGTTCCTGCATTCATGACGAAGACGAATTCGGCTCCGAAGTCGATAAGAGAGGTTAATTCTGTTTCGAGGGGACGAACAGATGCAAATCAGCAACCAACATCAAGTTCGGCGCCGCCAACACCCGCGGAAAATCATACTCCTGTGCCACCTCTCCCTCTTCCACCAGGCAAAAGAGgtccttcccctcctcctccgcctcccgGTGCTGCTAACCAGGCACCACCACAGGCACCGCCTCCTCCGACTGAGAAAGCACCGCTACCCCCACCACCGGGAAGGGctccatcaccaccaccaccaccaccaccacctggAAAAGCTTCACCGCCGCCTCCACCACCACCGGGCAAAGCACCCCCACCGCCACCTGGGAAGGCGCCCCCACCACCACCCGGCAAAGCACCCCCACCACCACCGGGCAAAGCACCCCCACCGCCACCCCCTGGCGGCGCGTTCAAAAAGCCTCCTGCCTCAGCCAAGTCGAAGGAAGGCGAGGCCTCGTCATCCTCCGCATTGCCGGAAAGCTCGTCGGCCGCGGCGCCGGCGAAGTTGAAGCCATTGCATTGGGACAAGGTTCCGGCCAACGCCGATCATTCCATGGTCTGGGACAAAATCGGTGGCGGATCGTTCAG GTTTGACGACGACCTGATGGAAGCGCTGTTTGGGTATGTGGCCACCAACAAGAGGAAGGGAGCAGCGGGCGAGCCCACCACGCCCTCCAAACCTGACCCACAGGCCAACCAGCCCCCACAGCAGATCTTCCTCCTGGACCCACGCAAGTCGCAGAACGTAGCCATAGTCCTGCGCTCACTCGGCCTACCTCGCCAAGCCATCGTGGACTCGCTCCTCCTAGGGAAGGGCCTCCAACCGGACACGCTCGAGAAGCTCTCTAAGATCGCACCCACCTCGGAGGAGCAGTCCGAAATCGTCTCCCATCCGGCCGACTCGGCCTCCCGCCTCGCCGACGCCGAGTCCTTCCTCTACGACCTCCTCACCGCCGTGCCGACCGCGTTCCAGCGGATCGACGCAATGCTCTTCAGATCGACCTACGAGTCCGAGATGCTCACCCTGAAACAGAACCTCCAGACGCTGGAATCGGCGTGCAAGGAGCTCAGAAATCGTGGGCTGTTCTTCAAATTGCTGGAGGCCGTGCTTAAGGCCGGCAACCGGATGAACGCCGGCACGGCGAGGGGAAACGCTCAGGCGTTTAACCTTACGTCGTTGAGGAAGCTCGGTGATGTGAAGAGCACGGATGGTAAGACGACGCTTCTGTACTTTGTGGTGCAAGAGGTTGTGCGGTCTGAAGGGAAGAAGTGCGTTCTCAACCGGGACAGGAGCTTCCGGCGATCGGATTCAACGCGCCGGGATAAAACGATGGCTGGGGATGATGgtaaggaggagagagagagcgagtaCTTGACGCTTGGATTGCCGGTGGTTGGTGGGCTGAGTGTGGATTTCACCAACGTGAAGAGCGCGGCGGGAATCGAGTACGAGTTCGTGGCTGGATGCTGCGACAGGCTGAGCGTCCAGGTTGAAAAGATCAAGCAGTTCGTCGGGAGTTTGAGCGGCGCTGACGGCGGCGagttcaaggaggagatgaagggATTCGTGGAGGGTGCGGAGGAGGAGCTGAAGGTGATCaaaggagaggagaagagggTCATGGAGATTGTCAAGAGGACGACGGAGTACTACCACGCCGGCGCCGCGAAGGACCGACCGGAGAACTTGTTGCAGCTGTTCGTTGTAGTGAAGGATTTCTTGAACAGTGTCGACCAGGTCTGCGTGGAGATTGCGAGGACCTTGCAGAAGAAGAGAAGCGGAACGGCTTCGCCGTCTGCCGCTGCCGGTGGCAGATCTCCGGCGAGGTTCGCAAACTTGCCCGCGCATTTCCTATCAGATACTTCAAGGACATCAAGCGAATCAGATGAAGAATTCTAA